The following proteins are co-located in the Phytoactinopolyspora mesophila genome:
- a CDS encoding class F sortase, translated as MIRTKSSQATAHRPTRLVGGALAIMLLGLVGLLLVACGSQSGLSSPDVVAVDRPQVQQPTATPTSTPAGADETSPHAAEPIAVQVPAANIDTSLIPVGLQDDGAMELPDPGLGAWYELGPRPGEPGAAVLVGHVDSVAGPDVFFGLNTLTAGDVVHVDDEDGARHTFTVTEVELVDKEALPYERIWMDTSEPVLRLITCGGPYNRAAGGYQENVVVYAEAS; from the coding sequence ATGATCCGGACCAAGTCTTCCCAGGCCACCGCCCACCGGCCCACCCGGCTGGTGGGCGGTGCCCTCGCCATCATGCTGCTCGGCCTCGTCGGCCTCCTGCTGGTCGCGTGCGGTTCCCAGAGCGGACTGTCATCGCCGGACGTCGTCGCCGTCGATCGCCCGCAGGTGCAGCAGCCGACGGCCACTCCCACCAGCACGCCGGCCGGCGCGGACGAGACATCTCCCCATGCGGCCGAACCGATCGCTGTCCAGGTACCGGCGGCGAACATCGACACCTCACTCATCCCGGTCGGCCTTCAGGACGACGGAGCCATGGAACTCCCGGATCCAGGCCTCGGGGCGTGGTACGAACTCGGTCCCAGGCCGGGCGAGCCGGGGGCGGCCGTACTGGTTGGCCACGTGGATTCGGTTGCCGGGCCGGACGTCTTCTTCGGGCTGAACACGCTGACCGCGGGCGACGTGGTCCACGTTGACGACGAGGACGGCGCCCGGCATACGTTCACCGTCACCGAGGTGGAGCTGGTCGACAAGGAAGCCCTGCCGTACGAGCGCATCTGGATGGACACCAGCGAGCCTGTCCTCAGGCTTATCACGTGCGGCGGTCCGTACAACCGCGCCGCCGGCGGCTACCAGGAGAACGTCGTCGTGTATGCGGAGGCATCATGA